The nucleotide window CGCAATTGCAGCAAGTGCGAAGGTCCAGTAGCAGTCAGACTGCTGCCAAGTAACCGAGAGATGGCTACAGCAATCAACCGAATCTAAAATTTGCCGACCCTAAGCATCGCAGCTCAAGGATTAAAGTCTCAAATTTATAAAATTGGGCCGTACGGAAATGAAAGCGCCTACGACGCAAAGTCCTCTGCATCAAGGCGGACTTCGGTCGCGCCGCTGCGTAAAGCCACGCGCTGCGTGACGGCCGTTATGCGCTGGCGGCCGTCAGCAAATATACGCAGCACGCGGCCTTCGCTTGCATCAGGACCCAACCAGAAGTACTGCTCTAGCGCCGTCCTCGTAATCATCGCCTTCACCTCGCGACCAGCGGTCACTACCTTGAACATAACAGCACGCCCATTTTCAACGAGGGATGGTTCATGTGAGTGTTGCGCGCCGATCATTTCTTCGTCACTTGTCAGATCTAACCCGAATCAACCGAATTAAAGATGCAAGTGTATCAAGCTCCGTGTAGCACTACACTGCCAATGAGCACACACGGAGTGTCCAGCAATGATGAACAGTCGAATACGGAGCGTTACTGATTGACAATGTCCTTGAACGCTTTTCCTGCAGTGAACTTTACCGTCGTAGCTGCGGCAATCTGGAGCGCTTCGCCTGTTTTCGGAT belongs to Burkholderia sp. PAMC 26561 and includes:
- a CDS encoding DUF1488 family protein, producing the protein MIGAQHSHEPSLVENGRAVMFKVVTAGREVKAMITRTALEQYFWLGPDASEGRVLRIFADGRQRITAVTQRVALRSGATEVRLDAEDFAS